One window from the genome of Poecilia reticulata strain Guanapo linkage group LG9, Guppy_female_1.0+MT, whole genome shotgun sequence encodes:
- the LOC103469874 gene encoding uncharacterized protein LOC103469874 isoform X1 codes for MKKINLYCCYNYYNFHIALNREVYCNEEELDWRKDCTFLFCSFQSCFSDSGVNHLLNQEMSENSISFSGSDTNHGLLGVACACMVLLVEGLVATRKRTAGESCKLKDMANLTRHQMKGTLLNFDKANGEHLGTWSPGFPELEVHLNSTLNASKVLCGLTFMAEGLEKILADQKDDLNPTNISLHDMLRQTIEQVKMLKGCVTLSFKVKCPKKILPPKKPEYSFERKQWSHTLLLSAEKYLGWLQRIIPDRKARRMIKKTLQASSTDSKYLEGSVHHL; via the exons atgaaaaaaataaacctataTTGCTGttacaattattataatttCCACATAGCTCTAAATAGGGAAGTATATTGTAATGAAGAGGAGTTGGACTGGAGAAAAGACTGTACCTTCCTGTTCTGCTCATTTCAGTCATGTTTCTCTGACTCTGGTGTAAATCATCTGCTCAATCAAGAGATGAGTGAAAACAG TATTTCCTTCAGTGGAAGCGACACAAATCATG GTCTGCTTGGGGTGGCATGTGCCTGCATGGTGCTGCTGGTGGAGGGCTTGGTGGCTACAAGAAAACGCACTGCTGGAGAAAGTTGCAAACTGAAAGATATGGCAAATCTCACAAGACACCAGATGAAAGGCACCTTGTTAAACTTT GACAAAGCCAATGGGGAACACCTTGGTACTTGGTCGCCTGGATTCCCTGAGCTGGAGGTTCACCTAAACTCCACTCTCAATGCATCAAAAGTCCTGTGTGGCCTCACTTTCATGGCTGAAGGTCTGGAGAAAATCTTGGCGGATCAGAAGGATGATCTGAATCCCACAAATATCTCACTTCACGATATGCTTAGACAAACAATTGAACAGGTCAAGATGCTTAAAGGGTGTGTGACATTGTCTTTCAAGGTCAAATGTCCAAAGAAAATATTGCCACCCAAGAAGCCCGAGTATAGTTTTGAGAGAAAACAGTGGAGCCATACTCTGTTGCTGTCAGCCGAGAAATATCTAGGTTGGCTGCAGCGTATAATTCCAGATAGAAAAGCCAGACGGATGATCAAAAAGACCCTCCAGGCTAGTAGCACTGATTCTAAATACCTAGAAGGCAGTGTGCATCATTTGTGA
- the LOC103469874 gene encoding uncharacterized protein LOC103469874 isoform X2: protein MRDRAGLLGVACACMVLLVEGLVATRKRTAGESCKLKDMANLTRHQMKGTLLNFDKANGEHLGTWSPGFPELEVHLNSTLNASKVLCGLTFMAEGLEKILADQKDDLNPTNISLHDMLRQTIEQVKMLKGCVTLSFKVKCPKKILPPKKPEYSFERKQWSHTLLLSAEKYLGWLQRIIPDRKARRMIKKTLQASSTDSKYLEGSVHHL from the exons ATGAGAGACAGAGCAG GTCTGCTTGGGGTGGCATGTGCCTGCATGGTGCTGCTGGTGGAGGGCTTGGTGGCTACAAGAAAACGCACTGCTGGAGAAAGTTGCAAACTGAAAGATATGGCAAATCTCACAAGACACCAGATGAAAGGCACCTTGTTAAACTTT GACAAAGCCAATGGGGAACACCTTGGTACTTGGTCGCCTGGATTCCCTGAGCTGGAGGTTCACCTAAACTCCACTCTCAATGCATCAAAAGTCCTGTGTGGCCTCACTTTCATGGCTGAAGGTCTGGAGAAAATCTTGGCGGATCAGAAGGATGATCTGAATCCCACAAATATCTCACTTCACGATATGCTTAGACAAACAATTGAACAGGTCAAGATGCTTAAAGGGTGTGTGACATTGTCTTTCAAGGTCAAATGTCCAAAGAAAATATTGCCACCCAAGAAGCCCGAGTATAGTTTTGAGAGAAAACAGTGGAGCCATACTCTGTTGCTGTCAGCCGAGAAATATCTAGGTTGGCTGCAGCGTATAATTCCAGATAGAAAAGCCAGACGGATGATCAAAAAGACCCTCCAGGCTAGTAGCACTGATTCTAAATACCTAGAAGGCAGTGTGCATCATTTGTGA
- the spring1 gene encoding SREBP regulating gene protein, with protein MMLVLRRLLRKRWVLGVVFGLSLIYFLTSTLKQEERSIRDRTLLEVKDSDHRIPWKVRFNLGNSSRQITQCRNSIQGKILLTDELGYVCERKDLLVNGCCNVNAPSTRQYICKSCLANGCCSIYEYCVSCCLQPDKQPLLERFLNRAAKGFQNLFTAVEDHFELCLAKCRTSSQSVQHENTYRNPQAKYCYGESPPELLPV; from the exons ATGATGTTGGTGCTACGGAGGTTACTGAGGAAGCGCTGGGTGTTGGGGGTTGTCTTCGGATTGTCTCTTATCTACTTCCTCACTAGCACACTGaaacag GAGGAGAGATCCATTCGGGACCGCACACTGTTAGAAGTTAAAGATTCAGACCATCGCATCCCCTGGAAAGTGCGTTTCAACCTGGGTAACAGCAGCCGTCAGATTACTCAGTGTCGAAACTCCATTCAGGGCAAGATATTACTCACAGATGAACTTG GTTATGTCTGTGAGAGAAAGGACTTGCTGGTTAATGGCTGCTGTAACGTCAATGCTCCCAGCACCAGGCAGTACATTTGTAAAAGTTGCCTGGCCAACGGCTGCTGCAGCATCTATGAGTATTGCGTGTCTTGTTGCCTCCAGCCTGATAAG CAACCTCTCCTAGAGCGCTTCCTGAATCGTGCAGCTAAAGGTTTCCAGAATCTTTTTACGGCCGTGGAGGATCATTTTGAGTTGTGTCTGGCCAAATGTAGGACTTCTTCACAA AGTGTCCAGCATGAGAACACCTATCGAAACCCCCAAGCAAAATACTGCTATGGTGAGAGTCCTCCAGAACTTCTACCTGTGTGA